In Dermochelys coriacea isolate rDerCor1 chromosome 10, rDerCor1.pri.v4, whole genome shotgun sequence, one DNA window encodes the following:
- the LEO1 gene encoding RNA polymerase-associated protein LEO1 isoform X3, producing the protein MADMEDLFGSDVDSEPEQKDSDSGSDSDSDQENAGSGSNVSGSESDRDDDREAVKPSNKELFGDDSEDEGASHHTGSDIRSERSYNHSEASGHSEHEDNDQSDIDQHSGSEAADDDDDRGHGSDEGSRRSDADGSEKPNSEDEKWGKEDKSDQSDDDEKLQNSDEERPQISDDEEKVQNSDDDERPQISDDEERLQNSDEEKMQNSDDEERPQISDEEKMQNSDDDERAQHSDEEKMQNSDDDERAQHSDEEKMQNSDDDERTQHSDEDHRHSDDEEEQEHKSESARGSDSEDEILRMKRKKPIASDSEMDSDAEGQKDHRDSIDLFGGADDISSGSDGEDKPPTPGQPIDENGLNQEQQEEEPIPETRIEVEIPKVNTDLGNDLYFVKLPNFLSVEPRPFDPQYYEDEFEDEEMLDEEGRTRLKLKVENTIRWRMRRDEEGNEIRESNARIVKWSDGSMSLHLGNEVFDVYKAPLQGDHNHLFIRQGTGLQGQAVFKTKLTFRPHSTDSATHRKMTLSLADRCSKTQKIRILPMAGRDPESQRTEMIKKEEERLRASIRRESQQRRMREKQHQRGLSANYLEPDRYDEEDEGEEAISLAAIKNRYKGGIREERARIYSSDSDEGSDEDRTQRLLKAKKLTSDEVNLLERGKQRMMTKQVKSTRNM; encoded by the exons ATGGCGGACATGGAGGACCTGTTCGGGAGCGACGTCGACTCCGAGCCCGAGCAGAAAG ATTCTGACTCTGGATCTGACTCTGACTCTGATCAGGAGAATGCTGGCTCTGGCAGTAATGTTTCTGGAAGTGAGAGTGACAGAGATGATGACAGAGAGGCAGTAAAGCCCAGTAATAAAGAATTATTTGGAGATGATAGTGAGGATGAGGGAGCATCCCACCATACTGGGAGTGACATTCGGTCTGAAAGATCATACAATCACTCTGAAGCTTCGGGACATTCTGAGCATGAAGATAATGACCAGTCAGATATAGATCAGCATAGTGGTTCAGAAGCTGCTGATGACGATGACGACAGAGGACATGGATCAGACGAAGGTAGCCGTCGCTCAGATGCAGATGGATCTGAAAAACCAAATTCGGAGGATGAAAAATGGGGCAAAGAGGACAAAAGTGATCAGTCAGATGATGATGAGAAGCTCCAGAATTCTGATGAGGAAAGGCCGCAAATCTCTGATGATGAAGAGAAGGTTCAGAACTCTGATGATGACGAAAGGCCTCAGATTTCTGATGATGAGGAAAGACTACAAAACTCCGATGAGGAGAAAATGCAGAACTCTGATGATGAAGAGAGGCCTCAGATCTCTGATGAGGAGAAGATGCAGAACTCTGATGACGATGAAAGGGCCCAGCATTCTGATGAGGAGAAGATGCAGAATTCTGATGACGATGAAAGGGCCCAGCATTCTGATGAGGAGAAGATGCAGAATTCTGATGACGATGAAAGGACCCAGCATTCTGATGAAGATCACAGGCATTCAGATGATGAAGAGGAACAAGAGCATAAATCTG AGTCTGCAAGAGGCAGTGACAGTGAAGATGAAATTTTGCGAATGAAACGTAAAAAACCAATTGCATCAGATTCAGAAATGGACAGCGATGCAGAAGGACAAAAAG ATCACAGAGATTCGATAGATCTGTTTGGAGGTGCAGATGACATTTCTTCAGGGAGTGATGGGGAAGATAAGCCACCAACTCCAGGGCAACCTATT GATGAGAATGGACTGAatcaggagcagcaggaagaagAACCTATTCCAGAAACGCGAATAGAAGTAGAGATACCAAAAGTAAACACTGACTTAGGAAATGACTTGTATTTTGTGAAGCTGCCCAACTTCCTCAGTGTGGAGCCCAG ACCTTTTGATCCTCAGTATTATGAGGATGAATTTGAAGATGAGGAGATGCTTGATGAAGAAGGTAGAACAAGGTTAAAACTAAAG GTGGAAAACACCATACGTTGGCGAATGCGACGAGATGAAGAAGGAAATGAGATTCGAGAAAGCAATGCACGGATAGTCAAGTGGTCAGATGGAAG CATGTCGCTGCATTTGGGCAATGAAGTCTTTGATGTGTACAAGGCACCATTACAGGGAGATCACAACCATCTGTTTATCAGACAAGGAACTGGTCTACAGGGCCAGGCTGTGTTCAAGACTAAATTAACCTTCAG GCCTCACTCTACGGACAGCGCCACCCATAGGAAGATGACTTTGTCTCTTGCAGATAGATGTTCAAAGACCCAAAAAATTCGTATCTTGCCCATGGCTGGCCGTGATCCAGAGTCTCAGCGCACAGAAATGATTAAG aaagaagaggagaggTTAAGAGCTTCTATTCGCAGAGAATCCCAGCAGCGGAGAATGCGGGAGAAGCAGCACCAGCGTGGGCTGAGTGCAAATTATTTAGAACCTGATCGTTATGATGAGGAGGATGAAGGAGAAGAGGCAATCAGTCTGGCAGCTATTAAAAACCGCTATAAAGGTGGTATAAGAG aggaacGTGCTAGAATCTATTCTTCGGACAGTGATGAGGGATCAGATGAAGACAGAACGCAGAGACTACTCAAGGCAAAGAAACTAACTAGTGATGAG
- the LEO1 gene encoding RNA polymerase-associated protein LEO1 isoform X1 → MADMEDLFGSDVDSEPEQKDSDSGSDSDSDQENAGSGSNVSGSESDRDDDREAVKPSNKELFGDDSEDEGASHHTGSDIRSERSYNHSEASGHSEHEDNDQSDIDQHSGSEAADDDDDRGHGSDEGSRRSDADGSEKPNSEDEKWGKEDKSDQSDDDEKLQNSDEERPQISDDEEKVQNSDDDERPQISDDEERLQNSDEEKMQNSDDEERPQISDEEKMQNSDDDERAQHSDEEKMQNSDDDERAQHSDEEKMQNSDDDERTQHSDEDHRHSDDEEEQEHKSESARGSDSEDEILRMKRKKPIASDSEMDSDAEGQKDHRDSIDLFGGADDISSGSDGEDKPPTPGQPIDENGLNQEQQEEEPIPETRIEVEIPKVNTDLGNDLYFVKLPNFLSVEPRPFDPQYYEDEFEDEEMLDEEGRTRLKLKVENTIRWRMRRDEEGNEIRESNARIVKWSDGSMSLHLGNEVFDVYKAPLQGDHNHLFIRQGTGLQGQAVFKTKLTFRPHSTDSATHRKMTLSLADRCSKTQKIRILPMAGRDPESQRTEMIKKEEERLRASIRRESQQRRMREKQHQRGLSANYLEPDRYDEEDEGEEAISLAAIKNRYKGGIREERARIYSSDSDEGSDEDRTQRLLKAKKLTSDEEGEPSGKRKAEDDDKASKKHKKYVISDEEEDDD, encoded by the exons ATGGCGGACATGGAGGACCTGTTCGGGAGCGACGTCGACTCCGAGCCCGAGCAGAAAG ATTCTGACTCTGGATCTGACTCTGACTCTGATCAGGAGAATGCTGGCTCTGGCAGTAATGTTTCTGGAAGTGAGAGTGACAGAGATGATGACAGAGAGGCAGTAAAGCCCAGTAATAAAGAATTATTTGGAGATGATAGTGAGGATGAGGGAGCATCCCACCATACTGGGAGTGACATTCGGTCTGAAAGATCATACAATCACTCTGAAGCTTCGGGACATTCTGAGCATGAAGATAATGACCAGTCAGATATAGATCAGCATAGTGGTTCAGAAGCTGCTGATGACGATGACGACAGAGGACATGGATCAGACGAAGGTAGCCGTCGCTCAGATGCAGATGGATCTGAAAAACCAAATTCGGAGGATGAAAAATGGGGCAAAGAGGACAAAAGTGATCAGTCAGATGATGATGAGAAGCTCCAGAATTCTGATGAGGAAAGGCCGCAAATCTCTGATGATGAAGAGAAGGTTCAGAACTCTGATGATGACGAAAGGCCTCAGATTTCTGATGATGAGGAAAGACTACAAAACTCCGATGAGGAGAAAATGCAGAACTCTGATGATGAAGAGAGGCCTCAGATCTCTGATGAGGAGAAGATGCAGAACTCTGATGACGATGAAAGGGCCCAGCATTCTGATGAGGAGAAGATGCAGAATTCTGATGACGATGAAAGGGCCCAGCATTCTGATGAGGAGAAGATGCAGAATTCTGATGACGATGAAAGGACCCAGCATTCTGATGAAGATCACAGGCATTCAGATGATGAAGAGGAACAAGAGCATAAATCTG AGTCTGCAAGAGGCAGTGACAGTGAAGATGAAATTTTGCGAATGAAACGTAAAAAACCAATTGCATCAGATTCAGAAATGGACAGCGATGCAGAAGGACAAAAAG ATCACAGAGATTCGATAGATCTGTTTGGAGGTGCAGATGACATTTCTTCAGGGAGTGATGGGGAAGATAAGCCACCAACTCCAGGGCAACCTATT GATGAGAATGGACTGAatcaggagcagcaggaagaagAACCTATTCCAGAAACGCGAATAGAAGTAGAGATACCAAAAGTAAACACTGACTTAGGAAATGACTTGTATTTTGTGAAGCTGCCCAACTTCCTCAGTGTGGAGCCCAG ACCTTTTGATCCTCAGTATTATGAGGATGAATTTGAAGATGAGGAGATGCTTGATGAAGAAGGTAGAACAAGGTTAAAACTAAAG GTGGAAAACACCATACGTTGGCGAATGCGACGAGATGAAGAAGGAAATGAGATTCGAGAAAGCAATGCACGGATAGTCAAGTGGTCAGATGGAAG CATGTCGCTGCATTTGGGCAATGAAGTCTTTGATGTGTACAAGGCACCATTACAGGGAGATCACAACCATCTGTTTATCAGACAAGGAACTGGTCTACAGGGCCAGGCTGTGTTCAAGACTAAATTAACCTTCAG GCCTCACTCTACGGACAGCGCCACCCATAGGAAGATGACTTTGTCTCTTGCAGATAGATGTTCAAAGACCCAAAAAATTCGTATCTTGCCCATGGCTGGCCGTGATCCAGAGTCTCAGCGCACAGAAATGATTAAG aaagaagaggagaggTTAAGAGCTTCTATTCGCAGAGAATCCCAGCAGCGGAGAATGCGGGAGAAGCAGCACCAGCGTGGGCTGAGTGCAAATTATTTAGAACCTGATCGTTATGATGAGGAGGATGAAGGAGAAGAGGCAATCAGTCTGGCAGCTATTAAAAACCGCTATAAAGGTGGTATAAGAG aggaacGTGCTAGAATCTATTCTTCGGACAGTGATGAGGGATCAGATGAAGACAGAACGCAGAGACTACTCAAGGCAAAGAAACTAACTAGTGATGAG
- the LEO1 gene encoding RNA polymerase-associated protein LEO1 isoform X2, which produces MADMEDLFGSDVDSEPEQKDSDSGSDSDSDQENAGSGSNVSGSESDRDDDREAVKPSNKELFGDDSEDEGASHHTGSDIRSERSYNHSEASGHSEHEDNDQSDIDQHSGSEAADDDDDRGHGSDEGSRRSDADGSEKPNSEDEKWGKEDKSDQSDDDEKLQNSDEERPQISDDEEKVQNSDDDERPQISDDEERLQNSDEEKMQNSDDEERPQISDEEKMQNSDDDERAQHSDEEKMQNSDDDERAQHSDEEKMQNSDDDERTQHSDEDHRHSDDEEEQEHKSESARGSDSEDEILRMKRKKPIASDSEMDSDAEGQKDHRDSIDLFGGADDISSGSDGEDKPPTPGQPIDENGLNQEQQEEEPIPETRIEVEIPKVNTDLGNDLYFVKLPNFLSVEPRPFDPQYYEDEFEDEEMLDEEGRTRLKLKVENTIRWRMRRDEEGNEIRESNARIVKWSDGSMSLHLGNEVFDVYKAPLQGDHNHLFIRQGTGLQGQAVFKTKLTFRPHSTDSATHRKMTLSLADRCSKTQKIRILPMAGRDPESQRTEMIKASL; this is translated from the exons ATGGCGGACATGGAGGACCTGTTCGGGAGCGACGTCGACTCCGAGCCCGAGCAGAAAG ATTCTGACTCTGGATCTGACTCTGACTCTGATCAGGAGAATGCTGGCTCTGGCAGTAATGTTTCTGGAAGTGAGAGTGACAGAGATGATGACAGAGAGGCAGTAAAGCCCAGTAATAAAGAATTATTTGGAGATGATAGTGAGGATGAGGGAGCATCCCACCATACTGGGAGTGACATTCGGTCTGAAAGATCATACAATCACTCTGAAGCTTCGGGACATTCTGAGCATGAAGATAATGACCAGTCAGATATAGATCAGCATAGTGGTTCAGAAGCTGCTGATGACGATGACGACAGAGGACATGGATCAGACGAAGGTAGCCGTCGCTCAGATGCAGATGGATCTGAAAAACCAAATTCGGAGGATGAAAAATGGGGCAAAGAGGACAAAAGTGATCAGTCAGATGATGATGAGAAGCTCCAGAATTCTGATGAGGAAAGGCCGCAAATCTCTGATGATGAAGAGAAGGTTCAGAACTCTGATGATGACGAAAGGCCTCAGATTTCTGATGATGAGGAAAGACTACAAAACTCCGATGAGGAGAAAATGCAGAACTCTGATGATGAAGAGAGGCCTCAGATCTCTGATGAGGAGAAGATGCAGAACTCTGATGACGATGAAAGGGCCCAGCATTCTGATGAGGAGAAGATGCAGAATTCTGATGACGATGAAAGGGCCCAGCATTCTGATGAGGAGAAGATGCAGAATTCTGATGACGATGAAAGGACCCAGCATTCTGATGAAGATCACAGGCATTCAGATGATGAAGAGGAACAAGAGCATAAATCTG AGTCTGCAAGAGGCAGTGACAGTGAAGATGAAATTTTGCGAATGAAACGTAAAAAACCAATTGCATCAGATTCAGAAATGGACAGCGATGCAGAAGGACAAAAAG ATCACAGAGATTCGATAGATCTGTTTGGAGGTGCAGATGACATTTCTTCAGGGAGTGATGGGGAAGATAAGCCACCAACTCCAGGGCAACCTATT GATGAGAATGGACTGAatcaggagcagcaggaagaagAACCTATTCCAGAAACGCGAATAGAAGTAGAGATACCAAAAGTAAACACTGACTTAGGAAATGACTTGTATTTTGTGAAGCTGCCCAACTTCCTCAGTGTGGAGCCCAG ACCTTTTGATCCTCAGTATTATGAGGATGAATTTGAAGATGAGGAGATGCTTGATGAAGAAGGTAGAACAAGGTTAAAACTAAAG GTGGAAAACACCATACGTTGGCGAATGCGACGAGATGAAGAAGGAAATGAGATTCGAGAAAGCAATGCACGGATAGTCAAGTGGTCAGATGGAAG CATGTCGCTGCATTTGGGCAATGAAGTCTTTGATGTGTACAAGGCACCATTACAGGGAGATCACAACCATCTGTTTATCAGACAAGGAACTGGTCTACAGGGCCAGGCTGTGTTCAAGACTAAATTAACCTTCAG GCCTCACTCTACGGACAGCGCCACCCATAGGAAGATGACTTTGTCTCTTGCAGATAGATGTTCAAAGACCCAAAAAATTCGTATCTTGCCCATGGCTGGCCGTGATCCAGAGTCTCAGCGCACAGAAATGATTAAG GCCTCACTCTAA